Within Bradymonas sediminis, the genomic segment ATATTGCAGCGTCAACGACTCGATCATATCGCTGGCGTTCTTGGTCGCGCTGTCCATGGCGGCCATGCGCGAGCTCCACTCGGCCGCGTAGGACTCAAGCAGCGCCTGCAGCACCAGGACCTCGACGTAGGACGGGAGCATCTGGGCGAGCAACTCTTCCTCGCCGGGCTCATAAATATAGTCGGCCGACTCAGTCGCGGCCTCGGCGCCCTCCGCGCTCTCGAAAAGCTCCTGGCTCAACGGCAGCAGCGGCACAAGGCGCGTCTCATATTCGATCGCCGAGATGAACTCGTTATACGCGATATAGACGTTGTCGTACTCGCCGCTGGTGAAGAGCTCGACCGCATGTTTGGCCACGCGGCGCGCCTCATCGAATCCCGGCAGGTCGATCACATCGTCGAAATGCCCCACGGAGTGGCGCTTGGTGCGACGAAAATAGTTCTGACCCTTGGTACCCGCGGTCACCACCGACACCTTCTCGCCCGAGAGCTTCTCGTCGGCGATAAATTTATCGACCTTTCGAAAAAGGTAGGAGTTAAATCCACCGCAGAGACCCCGGTCACTCGAGATCGCGTACACCAGCACGCGATCGGCGTCCTCACGCTGGTCGAGCAGCGGATGTCCGCCGCCCTCCGCGCGCTGAACCAGGTTTCCGATCACCTCGCCCATCTTCGTGGCATAGGGGCGCGCAGCTTCGACGTTTTCCTGGGCGCGGGCCAATTTGGCCGCGGCCACCATCTTCATCGCGCTGGTGATCTTCTGGGTGTTCTTAATCGACCCAATTCGACTCTTAATATCTTTGAGGCTTGGCATAGTCTCATCGCAAATCAGTGTTGCCGCCAGACCAACGGTCCGGCGGCAGACAGGGTTGACACTTATTCGGCAGCGGCCGGCTCAAGAGAGGCCAGGAAGTTTGCCGTATATTCGTCGAGGATATCGAGCACCTGAGCGGTGACCTTGGACTGCTTATCGGTACGATATTTCTTACCGAATTTACCGTCGCCTTCGATCTTATCCCAGATCTCGGGGTCTTTGCTCTCAGCGAATTCGTAGAGGCCTTCCTCGTATTTGGCGAGGTCGGAGACCTCCAAGTCCATCACAAAGCCGACGTTGGCGGCGAAGATGATGAGGATCTGCTTGGAGACGCGAAGCGGAGAGAATTGCTTCTGCTTGAGGATTTCGACCAGACGCACACCCTTGGCCAGCTGGCGCTGGGTCGCTTCGTCGAGGTCGGAGGCGAACTGCGAGAAAGCCTCGAGCTCACGGAACTGAGCCAGGTCAAGCTTCAGCGTACCGGCGACGTTCTTCATCGCCTTAATCTGAGCAGCACCACCGACGCGGCTAACCGAGATACCCACGTTAATGGCGGGACGCACACCCGAGAAGAACAGGTCGGTCTCAAGGAAGATCTGACCGTCGGTAATCGAGATGACGTTGGTCGGAATATACGCCGAGACGTCGCCGGCCTGGGTCTCAATGATCGGAAGCGCGGTGAGGCTACCTGCACCCTCGACGTCGCTCATTTTAGCGGCGCGCTCAAGCAGACGGCTGTGAATGTAGAAGACGTCTCCAGGGTACGCTTCGCGTCCCGGCGGGCGACGAAGGAGCAGCGACAATTCGCGATACGCGACGGCCTGCTTGGAGAGGTCATCATACACGATCAGCGCGTGCTGGCCGTTATCACGGAAATACTCGCCCATGGCGACACCGGCGTACGGTGCGAGGTACTGCAGCGGCGCGGGGTTGGAAGCCGCGGCGCTGACGACCGTGGTGTACTCAAGGGCGCCGTGCTGACGCAGACGGTCCACGATCTGGGCGACCGTCGACTCTTTCTGGCCGATGGCGACGTAGATGCACTTAACGTCGAGGCCCTTCTGGTTGATGATCGTATCGATGGCGACAGCGGTCTTACCCGTCTGACGGTCACCAATGATAAGCTCACGCTGGCCACGTCCGATCGGGACCATGGAGTCGATGGCTTTCATGCCGGTTTGCAGCGGCTCGTGAACCGATTTACGCTCGATAATTCCGGGGGCTTTGACCTCGGCGCGACGACGCTCTTTGGCGTCGATCGGGCCTTTTCCGTCAATGGGCTGACCCAGCGGGTTGACGACGCGACCGAGCAGCTCCGGGCCGACCGGAACGTCGGTAATACGACCGGTACGTTTGACCTGGTCTCCCTCAACGATCTTGGAGCCGTCGCCCAGAAGCGCGGCACCAACGTTGTCTTCCTCGAGGTTAAGAACCATGCCCAGAACCCCGTGTGGGAATTCGAGCAACTCGCCGGCCTGGGCCTTCTCGAGCCCGTAAATGCGAGCGATACCGTCGCCGACCGAGATGACCGTGCCGGTTTCCTCGACGCCGACACGTTTATCGTAGTTCTCAATCTGCTCCTTAATAAGGGAACTGATCTCTTCGATATTAATGTCCATCTCTTTTCCCTGCCTCTGGGGGGCCGCCTGGTTGGCGAGCCCGCTATTAACGCTTTAAGAACACACCCTCTTGGGAGGGCGCGACTTACCAAATTTCAATGACTCAAAAAGTAGCTTCTGAGTCCGCTAGATAATTTATTGCTACGGTCCGCCTTGGCGGGGGACCGATTAAACTTCTGCCAGAATCGACTGGCGCAGCCGCTCAATATGGCTGCGGGTCGAGCCGTCATAGACCACGCTGCCGATGCGGGTGATCGCGCCGCCCAGAATCTCGGCGTCGGTGTCGGTCTCAAGCAACACATTCTTGCCCGTGAGCTTCACCAGCGCTGCCTTAATCTCGGCGCGCTGCGTGGCGTCCAGTTCGACCGCGCTGGTCACGTGGGCGCGGATATTGCCCAGGCGCTTGTCGACCATCTCGCCGAATTGGCGAGCGATGGCGCCGGCGACATCCACTCGATGGTTGTCGAGCAGAATCAGCGAGAAGTTACGCACCACCGGATCCCACTTATATTTATCGGCGATCGCGCGAATCACGTCGCGACGCTCGCTCAGCCGAAGACTCGGATTGAGCAATACGCTGCTGAAGGCCGGAACTTCTTCGAGAAGCTGAGCCAATTGGTTCAACTGCTCGCGAATGGTCTCGCAATTATCGCGCTCAACACCGATGTCGAGCAGCGCCTGCGCGTATCTTCTTGCAACTAATTCGCCTGCCATGAGTGCTCACTCTTAAATGCTAAAAGATGCTGGAAATTCAGCGACTTGACGCCCGGGCCGATTGCGGCCCAGGGCATAACTTATGCGGCGCGTCCGGAACCGTGGATCGCGTCCATCGAACTCAATTCTTTGGTATAGGAGTCAAGCAGGGCCTTCTGGCGACCGGCGTCCAATTCGGCGCGCGCGATGCTCTCGGCCTGCTCGACCGCCTGCTCTACCATCTGGCGCTCAAGGGAGGCCACCGCTTTCTTGATCTCTTGCTCAACGCTCGTTTTGGCGTCGGCGCGCATCTTATCGACCTGGGCTTTCGCCTCCTCGATGATGCGTTTTTTCTCGCGCTCGCCCTGCATATGGTACTCGTCGAGCAGCGCCTTGCGCTCGGCCTCAAGCGAGTCCAGGCGGGCGCTATACTCTTCGAGACGGGCTTCGGCCTCTTCGCGAAGCGCGCGCGCCTCGTCGAGGTTCTCCAGAAGTTGGGCCCGGCGCCCCTCGAAATGCTTCGTAATGCCGGGGCCGGCGAATTTATAGAGAATCCCGAGGAAAATCAGCAAATTAACAATGCTTACGCCCCAGGAAAGCCAATCAAACCCTCCGGCGGCGCCCGAGGCGGCGAAGGCCGGCTGGGCGAGCAGCAGCAACGCCGCGGCGATCGCCACAGCGACGCTGCGCGAGGTGCGGATGGTACGGCGGGCCTTGCCCAATTTCTGTGTTCGCAACTTCATGGCTCAATACCTATTTCAATCTGCTCGAATTCAACTGCGGCACTAACACCGCGGCGCCCGGGACGCAAAGGTCTGGGCGCGAGCGGCGAAGACGCAATGATTATTGGGGCAAAATCTGGCGGACCATATCACCAGCCAGCGACTTCGCGCGGGTCTGGATCGTGGCGCGAGCGGTCTGGACTTTGGCCTCGATCCGGCCGCGCTCCATCTCAAGGTCCTGCTGAATCTGCTCGCGGACCTCGCCGACCATATCGTTCTGCTCTTGGAGGCCCTGGTTTCGCAGGGACTCACGCACGTCGGTGGCGTCGCGGCGGGCCTGGCGCATCTTCGCCTCGTACTCCTCGATCACGCGGCCGGCGCGCGTCTGCATCTCAGCGGCCTCCTCTCGCGATCCGTCGACGCCCTCTTCACGCGCATCAACCGCCTTCAAATAGGGGCGAAAGAGCGTGAAGTGAAGGAATCCAAGAACGAACCAGAAAAGGACCATCTGGACGATGATCGTACCATCGATATCAATGGCCACGGCCGCGATAAGGGGCGTGGACTGAGTCGACAGGGCGCTGGATAGGGCCGATACGGCCAGGCTATTTAACATTATTAGGCTCTCTACTGAGGGACCATGACCGGTGGTGGTCGTCCGGGTTTCTCGCTTCCATTTTGGAAGTCTTCATCGCGTGAACTCGGGGCTCAATTTCAACGCCCTGGGAGCACGCGCGGCGGGACTAACACGCCCAATTCGAGAGTGTCAAGCCATAGGGTTAAAGGGGCGCGATCATCGCCAAGCGCCCTCGCCTTACGCGGGCGGCGATTCTATATGCGCCGGAGACGCCGAGATCGCTCGCGACGCCTTACTTATATGGCACGCACCGGGACGGCTTGCTGGTACGCGACGCACCGCAAATCCAAAGCGCCCCGAGAGCGCAACGCCTTGGCGATACGCAACGCCTCGCAGGCACGCAGCCCCCCTTCTGTCGCTTCGCGACATCTTCCCCAGAGGGGAAGATCTACTGTTGCTCCTGCGGGGCGCTCTTAGCACGCGGTGTTTGTGGCGCTTCTGGCACGCAATGGGTCTCTTCTCGCAACGCCTCAGCAACACGCATCAAAACGCAACCCATCGCCAACTTGGAGCGCCCCTAAACTCGCCCGCCCAAAGCGCCCCGAGAGCGCAACCGTAATTCTGCCCCCTTTGGGGGAAGATGGCGCGCGGAGCGCGTCAGAAGGGGGGACGCCGCGTTGGAGATGCGCTGCTTTAAAAGGTGCTCTATTTGGCGAGGCGTTGCTGGCACGCGACGCGCCGCGCCGACCGGGACGCGACGCAACATGATCCCTTCGTCGGGGCCACGCCCCACCGCGCCCATCCCGCCATATACTGCATCCTGGATGACGGGCCGGCGCAGCCGTTCATCACACGCAAACGGCGGGGGTTAATCCCTACTGGACAGGGTCGGACAATGCCTGCAGCGGGGGTCGACCCTAATTACATGCATTGCCGGAACGGGCGCACGGCAGGTCGCCGGGTGCTGCAGACTTGTCGAGACTGCGGGCGCTCACGGTGAGGTTGGAGAGGCTGGCGCAGCAAGCGAAGGCCCCGGCCAGCTTGACTGGCCGGTGAATACGACTGACGAGCCCAGACGGCAGCCCATCCGCCCTGGCGAGCGTGGAGCCGCGGATGTCGGTGTGCCGGTAGCCGGATTGGCGCTCGTCGCGCGCGCCGTCGACAAGCGAGCGCGCCTCCTCGACCATCACGGCGCCGTTGACCGGCACCCGCAACAGCATGATGCCCTCGTCGGGGCGGATCTCGGCGAGCCCGGCGAAGTCGATGACGCATTTTTTTTGACCGACTTTCTGGTCTTCCGTCGAATTCACCAGCAAAACAATCTGGTTGAGGTTTCTTTAACATATTTAATGAATTTATCTCCCGGAGCAAAGAAATGACAACCAATTCTACAAACCGAGGACTACACTTACGACTATCCTATTTACACCCCTTTTCCAACCACCTCTTCATATTTAAAAAAGAACAACTAAAAGCTCTACTTAAAACAAATATCAACATTGAATCCGTAACTCTAAACCATTCATCTATATTCGCAACTCTTTGTTCGCAACGCTTTCAATTTTCTTAATACGTTCGAAGTAGCTAGAGACCGATTCTTCGCTACGAGCTTTATCATAGTCAACCCATATCCTGAAAAACTCGTAACCAGCACGAACAAATTCTTTCAAGAAAGAATCCCTCGAAACCAACACCGCCCGAACCGGCTCCACACAAGGGTCTAAAACAAGTTTGACCGATTGATTCCGGTCGGGAATCATTTTCAATGTAATTGGCTGATCAAAAAAACCAATTTCCGCCGGGTCTCCATTTAGAAAGTCTTCCACCGCATTGATAAAATACCCCCACATATCAATAATGCTATCAAAAAAACTTTCATCCATGAACACGTTACCATTTACAATCAACTTGTAAATTCCTAACGGTTCACATTTATTTTCAGTATCTTCAAAAAGCGTGTCAGGGATTACTCTGGTCGCTTCCTCTAGCGATATAAAACTACCGTCGGACATCCGAATCACGTTCTCTATTTTCAAAACGCCTTTAGACTTCATAATCATCACTCCTTAACAGGAAAAGCAGTGCGGACATGACCGTCGCGCAAGCCCACCTTATAGGCCTGACCGTCCACGACCCCACGAATATATTGACTATCTCCGTTGCGATTAATTTTACTTTTATTCCGATGAATAATCTTCCCAACAACACCTTCTATATCATCAATCGTCATTTCAGACTTAAAGAAAGTTTGCGTTTTCTTTGTTGTACCAGTCCAATGCTTGGGATGGTGTCGCACGAGAATATGCTCCATATCTCTTTTGGTAAGGCGAACTTCAGCTTTGTCTCCCAGATTCCAGGTTTTACCTCGATATTTAGTCAATGCGTTTTTGGCAACATGTGGCGCCTTCGCCTTGTGAGCAGCACGAGCACTTTTGACCTTTTTGACGCCTTTGCCAATACCTCCAAATCTGCCCCCTGTAGCAGCATTAAAAGCTTCCTCACCCAGTGAATTCCGCGCAACAGTCTGCTCACCCAAATCAGGTGTATTCGACGTATTATCTCCGAACATACCGGCGATGCCAGGAACGGCGACGTATTCAGCGAAAAAGCCCACTATAGGTTCGACGATAGCCCGCTGTAGTTCTGGGTCAACAACCCCAGTAATCACGCTGCTGAAAGTACCTTCTGGATCGATGCGCCCCACCGGATTATTTCGTGAATAAGAGTACAGATTTAACTCCTGCCCCCCAACCGTATCCACCTCCGGCGCCGCCAACAACAACGGATCCGGCGACAACCACCGCCTCAACTCCGGGTCATAAACCCTGGCCCCCATAAAATACCACCCGGTCGCCGGGTCCGGCTCAAAGCCGACAAATTGGTGGGTCGGCGCGTCGAGCTCGCTGACCCGAAGCGTCTCGCCCCACGCGCTGTATTCGGCCTCCTCAAACGGCAGCGACATCTGCTCGGACCAGTCGGCCCGGGCGAGCGTGGAGCCGCGGATGTCGGTGTGCAGGTAGCCGGATTGGCGCTCGTCGCGCGCGCCGTCGATGAGCGAGCGCGCCTCCTCGACCATCACCGCGCCGTTGACCGGCACGCGCAACAGCATGATGCCCTCGTCAGGGCGAATCTCGGCGATCCCGGCGAAGTCAATGATGCGCTTCTTTTGGCCGGTGAGGTTGTTGGTCGTCTCGCGCAGGACGCGGCGGCCGCCCTCGCCGCAGACGTGGCGGGTGGTTTACTCTGTGCTCATCCAAGGTTTTCGTTGTTGTCGTTCGCCCCGGCTTTCACAATCATTCGGACTTTGAACTTATAAAATCCCCCGACGCGCGATGATATTGTGAAGCCACTCGACGTCAGAATTATCCTCCCAAAACTTCAGCAACTCATCCTGTTCCTGCTGTGCAAAGGGTGCTGTCGACAGCAATGTCTTTATAAAGTCAGGCTCGCCACCGATGATCGCGTGAAGCTCATGCGATATCA encodes:
- the atpG gene encoding ATP synthase F1 subunit gamma, producing MPSLKDIKSRIGSIKNTQKITSAMKMVAAAKLARAQENVEAARPYATKMGEVIGNLVQRAEGGGHPLLDQREDADRVLVYAISSDRGLCGGFNSYLFRKVDKFIADEKLSGEKVSVVTAGTKGQNYFRRTKRHSVGHFDDVIDLPGFDEARRVAKHAVELFTSGEYDNVYIAYNEFISAIEYETRLVPLLPLSQELFESAEGAEAATESADYIYEPGEEELLAQMLPSYVEVLVLQALLESYAAEWSSRMAAMDSATKNASDMIESLTLQYNRARQAYITKEICEIVSGAESLKG
- the atpA gene encoding F0F1 ATP synthase subunit alpha, producing the protein MDINIEEISSLIKEQIENYDKRVGVEETGTVISVGDGIARIYGLEKAQAGELLEFPHGVLGMVLNLEEDNVGAALLGDGSKIVEGDQVKRTGRITDVPVGPELLGRVVNPLGQPIDGKGPIDAKERRRAEVKAPGIIERKSVHEPLQTGMKAIDSMVPIGRGQRELIIGDRQTGKTAVAIDTIINQKGLDVKCIYVAIGQKESTVAQIVDRLRQHGALEYTTVVSAAASNPAPLQYLAPYAGVAMGEYFRDNGQHALIVYDDLSKQAVAYRELSLLLRRPPGREAYPGDVFYIHSRLLERAAKMSDVEGAGSLTALPIIETQAGDVSAYIPTNVISITDGQIFLETDLFFSGVRPAINVGISVSRVGGAAQIKAMKNVAGTLKLDLAQFRELEAFSQFASDLDEATQRQLAKGVRLVEILKQKQFSPLRVSKQILIIFAANVGFVMDLEVSDLAKYEEGLYEFAESKDPEIWDKIEGDGKFGKKYRTDKQSKVTAQVLDILDEYTANFLASLEPAAAE
- the atpH gene encoding ATP synthase F1 subunit delta; the encoded protein is MAGELVARRYAQALLDIGVERDNCETIREQLNQLAQLLEEVPAFSSVLLNPSLRLSERRDVIRAIADKYKWDPVVRNFSLILLDNHRVDVAGAIARQFGEMVDKRLGNIRAHVTSAVELDATQRAEIKAALVKLTGKNVLLETDTDAEILGGAITRIGSVVYDGSTRSHIERLRQSILAEV
- a CDS encoding ATP synthase F0 subunit B, with product MKLRTQKLGKARRTIRTSRSVAVAIAAALLLLAQPAFAASGAAGGFDWLSWGVSIVNLLIFLGILYKFAGPGITKHFEGRRAQLLENLDEARALREEAEARLEEYSARLDSLEAERKALLDEYHMQGEREKKRIIEEAKAQVDKMRADAKTSVEQEIKKAVASLERQMVEQAVEQAESIARAELDAGRQKALLDSYTKELSSMDAIHGSGRAA
- a CDS encoding ATP synthase F0 subunit B; translated protein: MLNSLAVSALSSALSTQSTPLIAAVAIDIDGTIIVQMVLFWFVLGFLHFTLFRPYLKAVDAREEGVDGSREEAAEMQTRAGRVIEEYEAKMRQARRDATDVRESLRNQGLQEQNDMVGEVREQIQQDLEMERGRIEAKVQTARATIQTRAKSLAGDMVRQILPQ
- a CDS encoding RHS repeat-associated core domain-containing protein, with amino-acid sequence MLLRVPVNGAVMVEEARSLIDGARDERQSGYLHTDIRGSTLARADWSEQMSLPFEEAEYSAWGETLRVSELDAPTHQFVGFEPDPATGWYFMGARVYDPELRRWLSPDPLLLAAPEVDTVGGQELNLYSYSRNNPVGRIDPEGTFSSVITGVVDPELQRAIVEPIVGFFAEYVAVPGIAGMFGDNTSNTPDLGEQTVARNSLGEEAFNAATGGRFGGIGKGVKKVKSARAAHKAKAPHVAKNALTKYRGKTWNLGDKAEVRLTKRDMEHILVRHHPKHWTGTTKKTQTFFKSEMTIDDIEGVVGKIIHRNKSKINRNGDSQYIRGVVDGQAYKVGLRDGHVRTAFPVKE